The following are encoded together in the Chiroxiphia lanceolata isolate bChiLan1 chromosome 8, bChiLan1.pri, whole genome shotgun sequence genome:
- the OIT3 gene encoding oncoprotein-induced transcript 3 protein isoform X2, with translation MFQYSFFCICFVIQLQPVSSMALDPCSAYISLNEPWRNTDHHINGSQGQPTCDSQIDGEWYRFTGMAGDAMPTFCIPENHCGTHAPIWMNGSHPREQDGVVPRQACASFNGNCCLWNTTIDVKACPGGYYVYHLSKPSVCFHAYCGHFYDICDVVDCQGPCLDTSDCTCSPGTTLGPDGQTCLDENECEQNNGGCSEFCVNLKNSYRCECGVGRTLGSDGRTCEEIEGCHNNNGGCSHTCIEVEDTYQCECPRGLVLSEDNHTCQVPVLCKSSSIEVNIPKDLVGGLDLSLINTSCKGVSNGTHVNIHFSLKSCGTVVDVIDDKIIATNLVTGLPKQTPGSNGDIIVRTSKLLIPVTCEFPRRYTISEAYVPNLKNSPLEIMSRNQGIFPFTLEIFKDKDFDEPYRGAPPTLKLRDSLYFGIEPLVHVSGLETLVESCFATPTSKIDEILKYYLIQDGCVSDDSVKQYTSKDHLAKHFQVPVFKFVGKDNREVFLHCRILVCGALDETSRCAQGCRRRARRAAEEEEEEKGSVRVAEEEKGSVRVANHVLTGGPIRIDFDD, from the exons ATGTTCCAGTACTCATTTTTCTGCATCTGCTTTGTCATCCAGCTCCAGCCAGTGTCTTCGATGG ccctggaccCCTGCTCTGCCTACATCAGCCTCAACGAGCCCTGGAGGAACACGGATCACCACATCAACGGCTCCCAGGGGCAGCCGACGTGCGACAGCCAGATCGACGGGGAGTGGTACCGCTTCACGGGCATGGCGGGCGACGCCATGCCCACCTTCTGCATCCCCGAGAACCACTGCGGCACCCACGCTCCCATCTGGATGAACGGCAGCCACCCGCGGGAGCAGGACGGCGTCGTCCCGCGCCAGGCCTGCGCCAGCTTCAACGGCAACTGCTGCCTCTGGAACACCACCATCGACGTCAAGGCCTGCCCGGGCGGCTACTACGTGTACCACCTCTCCAAGCCCAGCGTGTGCTTCCACGCCTACTGCGGCC ATTTTTATGACATCTGTGATGTGGTGGATTGCCAGGGCCCCTGCCTGGACACCAGTGACTGCACCTGCTCCCCGGGGACAACACTAGGACCTGATGGACAGACATGCCTTG atgaaaatgagTGTGAGCAGAACAACGGCGGCTGCAGTGAGTTCTGTGTGAACCTGAAGAACTCGTACCGCTGCGAGTGCGGGGTCGGGCGCACGCTGGGCAGCGATGGCAGAACCTGTGAAG aAATTGAAGGCTGTCACAACAACAACGGAGGCTGCAGCCATACCTGTATTGAAGTGGAAGACACCTACCAGTGTGAATGTCCAAGGGGACTTGTTCTATCAGAAGACAACCACACTTGCCAAG TTCCAGTGCTGTGCAAGTCGAGTTCTATCGAGGTGAACATCCCAAAGGACCTGGTTGGAGGCCTGGACCTTTCCCTCATCAACACGTCGTGCAAAGGCGTCTCCAACGGCACTCACGTCAACATCCATTTCTCCCTGAAGTCCTGTGGTACTGTCGTAGAT GTAATAGATGACAAGATCATTGCCACCAACCTGGTGACTGGCCTGCCGAAGCAGACCCCGGGCAGCAATGGGGACATCATCGTGCGCACCAGCAAGCTGCTGATCCCGGTGACCTGCGAGTTCCCGCGCCGCTACACCATCTCCGAGGCCTACGTGCCCAACCTCAAGAACTCGCCCCTGGAAATCATGAGCCGCAACCAGGGCATCTTCCCTTTCACCCTGGAGATCTTCAAAGACAAAGACTTTGATGAACCCTATAGGGGGGCTCCTCCCACCCTCAAGCTTCGGGACTCGCTGTACTTTGGGATTGAGCCCTTGGTGCACGTCAGTGGACTAGAGACACTTGTAGAGAGCTGCTTCGCCACTCCCACCTCCAAAATCGATGAGATCCTCAAGTACTACCTGATTCAAGATGG cTGCGTGTCCGATGACTCCGTGAAGCAGTACACGTCAAAGGACCATCTTGCCAAGCATTTCCAGGTTCCTGTGTTCAAGTTTGTGGGCAAAGACAACAGG GAGGTGTTCCTGCACTGCCGCATCCTGGTGTGCGGGGCCCTGGACGAGACCTCCCGCTGCGCCCAGGGCTGCCGGAGACGCGCACGCAGGGCggccgaggaggaggaggaggagaagggatcTGTTCgtgtggcagaggaggagaagggatcTGTTCGTGTGGCAAACCACGTCCTGACAGGGGGCCCCATCAGAATCGACTTTGACGACTGA
- the OIT3 gene encoding oncoprotein-induced transcript 3 protein isoform X3, producing MLCSAALLIVAAAPAFYAGFEAEQALDPCSAYISLNEPWRNTDHHINGSQGQPTCDSQIDGEWYRFTGMAGDAMPTFCIPENHCGTHAPIWMNGSHPREQDGVVPRQACASFNGNCCLWNTTIDVKACPGGYYVYHLSKPSVCFHAYCGHFYDICDVVDCQGPCLDTSDCTCSPGTTLGPDGQTCLDENECEQNNGGCSEFCVNLKNSYRCECGVGRTLGSDGRTCEEIEGCHNNNGGCSHTCIEVEDTYQCECPRGLVLSEDNHTCQVPVLCKSSSIEVNIPKDLVGGLDLSLINTSCKGVSNGTHVNIHFSLKSCGTVVDVIDDKIIATNLVTGLPKQTPGSNGDIIVRTSKLLIPVTCEFPRRYTISEAYVPNLKNSPLEIMSRNQGIFPFTLEIFKDKDFDEPYRGAPPTLKLRDSLYFGIEPLVHVSGLETLVESCFATPTSKIDEILKYYLIQDGCVSDDSVKQYTSKDHLAKHFQVPVFKFVGKDNREVFLHCRILVCGALDETSRCAQGCRRRARRAAEEEEEEKGSVRVANHVLTGGPIRIDFDD from the exons atgctctgctctgcagcactcCTCATtgtggcagctgctcctgcatttTATGCTGGATTTGAGGCCGAACAAG ccctggaccCCTGCTCTGCCTACATCAGCCTCAACGAGCCCTGGAGGAACACGGATCACCACATCAACGGCTCCCAGGGGCAGCCGACGTGCGACAGCCAGATCGACGGGGAGTGGTACCGCTTCACGGGCATGGCGGGCGACGCCATGCCCACCTTCTGCATCCCCGAGAACCACTGCGGCACCCACGCTCCCATCTGGATGAACGGCAGCCACCCGCGGGAGCAGGACGGCGTCGTCCCGCGCCAGGCCTGCGCCAGCTTCAACGGCAACTGCTGCCTCTGGAACACCACCATCGACGTCAAGGCCTGCCCGGGCGGCTACTACGTGTACCACCTCTCCAAGCCCAGCGTGTGCTTCCACGCCTACTGCGGCC ATTTTTATGACATCTGTGATGTGGTGGATTGCCAGGGCCCCTGCCTGGACACCAGTGACTGCACCTGCTCCCCGGGGACAACACTAGGACCTGATGGACAGACATGCCTTG atgaaaatgagTGTGAGCAGAACAACGGCGGCTGCAGTGAGTTCTGTGTGAACCTGAAGAACTCGTACCGCTGCGAGTGCGGGGTCGGGCGCACGCTGGGCAGCGATGGCAGAACCTGTGAAG aAATTGAAGGCTGTCACAACAACAACGGAGGCTGCAGCCATACCTGTATTGAAGTGGAAGACACCTACCAGTGTGAATGTCCAAGGGGACTTGTTCTATCAGAAGACAACCACACTTGCCAAG TTCCAGTGCTGTGCAAGTCGAGTTCTATCGAGGTGAACATCCCAAAGGACCTGGTTGGAGGCCTGGACCTTTCCCTCATCAACACGTCGTGCAAAGGCGTCTCCAACGGCACTCACGTCAACATCCATTTCTCCCTGAAGTCCTGTGGTACTGTCGTAGAT GTAATAGATGACAAGATCATTGCCACCAACCTGGTGACTGGCCTGCCGAAGCAGACCCCGGGCAGCAATGGGGACATCATCGTGCGCACCAGCAAGCTGCTGATCCCGGTGACCTGCGAGTTCCCGCGCCGCTACACCATCTCCGAGGCCTACGTGCCCAACCTCAAGAACTCGCCCCTGGAAATCATGAGCCGCAACCAGGGCATCTTCCCTTTCACCCTGGAGATCTTCAAAGACAAAGACTTTGATGAACCCTATAGGGGGGCTCCTCCCACCCTCAAGCTTCGGGACTCGCTGTACTTTGGGATTGAGCCCTTGGTGCACGTCAGTGGACTAGAGACACTTGTAGAGAGCTGCTTCGCCACTCCCACCTCCAAAATCGATGAGATCCTCAAGTACTACCTGATTCAAGATGG cTGCGTGTCCGATGACTCCGTGAAGCAGTACACGTCAAAGGACCATCTTGCCAAGCATTTCCAGGTTCCTGTGTTCAAGTTTGTGGGCAAAGACAACAGG GAGGTGTTCCTGCACTGCCGCATCCTGGTGTGCGGGGCCCTGGACGAGACCTCCCGCTGCGCCCAGGGCTGCCGGAGACGCGCACGCAGGGCggccgaggaggaggag gaggagaagggatcTGTTCGTGTGGCAAACCACGTCCTGACAGGGGGCCCCATCAGAATCGACTTTGACGACTGA
- the OIT3 gene encoding oncoprotein-induced transcript 3 protein isoform X1: protein MLCSAALLIVAAAPAFYAGFEAEQALDPCSAYISLNEPWRNTDHHINGSQGQPTCDSQIDGEWYRFTGMAGDAMPTFCIPENHCGTHAPIWMNGSHPREQDGVVPRQACASFNGNCCLWNTTIDVKACPGGYYVYHLSKPSVCFHAYCGHFYDICDVVDCQGPCLDTSDCTCSPGTTLGPDGQTCLDENECEQNNGGCSEFCVNLKNSYRCECGVGRTLGSDGRTCEEIEGCHNNNGGCSHTCIEVEDTYQCECPRGLVLSEDNHTCQVPVLCKSSSIEVNIPKDLVGGLDLSLINTSCKGVSNGTHVNIHFSLKSCGTVVDVIDDKIIATNLVTGLPKQTPGSNGDIIVRTSKLLIPVTCEFPRRYTISEAYVPNLKNSPLEIMSRNQGIFPFTLEIFKDKDFDEPYRGAPPTLKLRDSLYFGIEPLVHVSGLETLVESCFATPTSKIDEILKYYLIQDGCVSDDSVKQYTSKDHLAKHFQVPVFKFVGKDNREVFLHCRILVCGALDETSRCAQGCRRRARRAAEEEEEEKGSVRVAEEEKGSVRVANHVLTGGPIRIDFDD, encoded by the exons atgctctgctctgcagcactcCTCATtgtggcagctgctcctgcatttTATGCTGGATTTGAGGCCGAACAAG ccctggaccCCTGCTCTGCCTACATCAGCCTCAACGAGCCCTGGAGGAACACGGATCACCACATCAACGGCTCCCAGGGGCAGCCGACGTGCGACAGCCAGATCGACGGGGAGTGGTACCGCTTCACGGGCATGGCGGGCGACGCCATGCCCACCTTCTGCATCCCCGAGAACCACTGCGGCACCCACGCTCCCATCTGGATGAACGGCAGCCACCCGCGGGAGCAGGACGGCGTCGTCCCGCGCCAGGCCTGCGCCAGCTTCAACGGCAACTGCTGCCTCTGGAACACCACCATCGACGTCAAGGCCTGCCCGGGCGGCTACTACGTGTACCACCTCTCCAAGCCCAGCGTGTGCTTCCACGCCTACTGCGGCC ATTTTTATGACATCTGTGATGTGGTGGATTGCCAGGGCCCCTGCCTGGACACCAGTGACTGCACCTGCTCCCCGGGGACAACACTAGGACCTGATGGACAGACATGCCTTG atgaaaatgagTGTGAGCAGAACAACGGCGGCTGCAGTGAGTTCTGTGTGAACCTGAAGAACTCGTACCGCTGCGAGTGCGGGGTCGGGCGCACGCTGGGCAGCGATGGCAGAACCTGTGAAG aAATTGAAGGCTGTCACAACAACAACGGAGGCTGCAGCCATACCTGTATTGAAGTGGAAGACACCTACCAGTGTGAATGTCCAAGGGGACTTGTTCTATCAGAAGACAACCACACTTGCCAAG TTCCAGTGCTGTGCAAGTCGAGTTCTATCGAGGTGAACATCCCAAAGGACCTGGTTGGAGGCCTGGACCTTTCCCTCATCAACACGTCGTGCAAAGGCGTCTCCAACGGCACTCACGTCAACATCCATTTCTCCCTGAAGTCCTGTGGTACTGTCGTAGAT GTAATAGATGACAAGATCATTGCCACCAACCTGGTGACTGGCCTGCCGAAGCAGACCCCGGGCAGCAATGGGGACATCATCGTGCGCACCAGCAAGCTGCTGATCCCGGTGACCTGCGAGTTCCCGCGCCGCTACACCATCTCCGAGGCCTACGTGCCCAACCTCAAGAACTCGCCCCTGGAAATCATGAGCCGCAACCAGGGCATCTTCCCTTTCACCCTGGAGATCTTCAAAGACAAAGACTTTGATGAACCCTATAGGGGGGCTCCTCCCACCCTCAAGCTTCGGGACTCGCTGTACTTTGGGATTGAGCCCTTGGTGCACGTCAGTGGACTAGAGACACTTGTAGAGAGCTGCTTCGCCACTCCCACCTCCAAAATCGATGAGATCCTCAAGTACTACCTGATTCAAGATGG cTGCGTGTCCGATGACTCCGTGAAGCAGTACACGTCAAAGGACCATCTTGCCAAGCATTTCCAGGTTCCTGTGTTCAAGTTTGTGGGCAAAGACAACAGG GAGGTGTTCCTGCACTGCCGCATCCTGGTGTGCGGGGCCCTGGACGAGACCTCCCGCTGCGCCCAGGGCTGCCGGAGACGCGCACGCAGGGCggccgaggaggaggaggaggagaagggatcTGTTCgtgtggcagaggaggagaagggatcTGTTCGTGTGGCAAACCACGTCCTGACAGGGGGCCCCATCAGAATCGACTTTGACGACTGA